The proteins below are encoded in one region of Candidatus Saganbacteria bacterium:
- a CDS encoding pseudouridine synthase: protein MIILFNKPYGVLCQFTDKQGRPTLKNYLDIPDIYPAGRLDLDSEGLVVLSNNGDLLHNLTDPLCKKLKTYIAQVEGIPEKVQIDKIARGIIIEGKKTLPARVRMIGEPVLWERSKPVRYRKTIPASWLEISVTEGRNRQVRKMTAAVGLPCLRLVRIAVGPYKLDDLKPGEFKRETGK, encoded by the coding sequence ATCATTATCCTCTTTAATAAACCTTACGGTGTCTTGTGCCAGTTCACCGACAAACAGGGCCGTCCGACTTTAAAAAACTATCTGGACATCCCGGATATCTATCCCGCAGGCAGGCTCGACCTTGACAGCGAAGGGCTTGTCGTTCTTTCAAATAACGGAGATCTTCTCCATAACCTGACCGACCCGCTCTGCAAAAAACTCAAGACCTATATAGCGCAGGTCGAAGGCATCCCGGAAAAAGTGCAGATCGATAAAATTGCAAGAGGGATCATCATTGAAGGAAAAAAAACTCTTCCTGCCAGGGTCAGGATGATCGGCGAACCGGTATTATGGGAAAGATCAAAACCGGTAAGGTACCGGAAAACAATCCCCGCTTCCTGGCTTGAAATATCGGTCACTGAAGGGCGTAATAGGCAGGTAAGAAAGATGACGGCTGCAGTAGGCCTGCCATGCCTCCGGCTGGTCAGGATAGCAGTCGGACCCTATAAGCTCGACGATCTAAAGCCGGGCGAGTTCAAACGCGAGACCGGTAAATGA
- a CDS encoding AAA family ATPase codes for MAEIKISDAIKTLLEVLPSRIKDKIYSSVDFSDMIEVILDLGKMPEVRFEKKVFYLEDEFVKQEDIDHISSKVGMFTSDNRAGIERTLHRISAIRNRTGKIIGLTCRVGRAAYGTIDIIKDIIKSNKSILFMGPPGIGKTTKLREAARVLSGELGKRVIVVDTSNEIAGDGDIPHEGIGKARRMQVPSPEKQHAVMIEAVENHMPEVIIIDEIGTEAEAEAARTIAERGVVLIGTAHGQTLENLISNPTLSDLAGGIQTVILGDEEAKRRRTQKAVLERKAPPTFDTVVEIRERDVMAIYKDTASAVDQFLRGRIPTPEVRVRKADGKIEIKQKAIEPMPEISDEEIEKTIEEKQDNETKIYAYGMNNSRVNRVINAVNVPASVVDNLDDADIIITTRAKASADPKIVKLAGSHKIPLHVLKGGTANQVTRFLKNFFKISPDQDEIEKTAVSEVEEAVEEVKNTRKTIDLSPQNSYIRRLQHQLIERHNMKAQSVGEEPNRKVRIYPK; via the coding sequence GTGGCCGAGATCAAGATCTCAGATGCTATTAAGACGCTCCTGGAAGTGCTTCCCTCCCGCATAAAAGACAAGATATATTCATCCGTTGATTTTTCCGACATGATAGAAGTCATCCTCGACCTAGGAAAGATGCCGGAGGTCCGTTTTGAAAAAAAAGTATTTTACCTGGAGGATGAATTCGTAAAACAGGAGGACATCGACCATATTTCTTCAAAAGTGGGCATGTTCACGTCGGACAACAGGGCAGGGATAGAAAGGACTCTCCACAGGATATCCGCCATAAGGAACAGGACAGGAAAGATAATCGGCCTGACATGCAGGGTGGGCAGGGCGGCCTACGGTACGATCGACATCATAAAGGACATTATCAAATCCAATAAAAGCATCTTGTTCATGGGGCCTCCTGGTATAGGGAAGACGACAAAACTGCGCGAAGCCGCGCGCGTCCTCAGCGGAGAGCTGGGCAAGCGCGTCATAGTGGTGGACACCAGCAACGAGATCGCCGGCGACGGCGATATCCCCCACGAAGGAATCGGCAAAGCCCGGAGGATGCAGGTGCCTTCACCGGAAAAACAGCATGCTGTCATGATTGAAGCCGTGGAGAACCACATGCCGGAAGTGATAATCATCGACGAAATAGGGACCGAGGCGGAGGCGGAAGCGGCAAGGACGATCGCGGAAAGAGGTGTCGTCCTTATCGGGACCGCTCACGGCCAGACGCTTGAGAACCTTATCTCAAATCCCACTCTCAGCGATCTTGCCGGAGGCATACAGACAGTGATCCTCGGCGATGAAGAAGCAAAGAGAAGAAGGACGCAAAAAGCGGTACTTGAAAGAAAAGCCCCTCCCACCTTTGACACTGTGGTCGAGATCAGGGAGCGCGATGTGATGGCGATCTATAAAGACACTGCCTCAGCCGTTGACCAGTTCCTCCGGGGAAGGATCCCGACGCCGGAGGTCAGGGTCAGGAAAGCCGACGGGAAGATCGAGATAAAACAGAAAGCGATCGAGCCGATGCCGGAGATCAGCGACGAGGAGATAGAAAAAACGATTGAAGAAAAACAGGACAACGAGACAAAGATCTACGCTTACGGCATGAACAACAGCAGGGTGAACAGGGTGATAAACGCGGTAAACGTGCCTGCTTCCGTGGTCGACAATCTCGATGATGCCGATATCATCATAACCACAAGGGCCAAAGCTTCGGCGGACCCGAAGATAGTGAAGCTTGCCGGCAGTCATAAAATTCCGCTTCATGTCCTGAAAGGCGGCACGGCGAACCAGGTGACAAGGTTCCTGAAGAATTTTTTCAAGATATCTCCGGACCAGGATGAGATAGAAAAGACAGCCGTGTCCGAGGTGGAAGAAGCTGTCGAGGAGGTCAAGAATACGCGCAAAACCATCGACCTGTCCCCCCAGAACTCCTATATCAGGCGTCTTCAGCATCAGCTGATAGAGCGTCATAATATGAAGGCGCAGTCGGTTGGCGAGGAACCTAACAGGAAGGTAAGGATCTATCCGAAGTGA
- a CDS encoding HU family DNA-binding protein has protein sequence MNQKQLADKLAKKFDGKRSKMEEMLESAVAFMTEALVKGEKVRLVGFGNFTVKNRKGRVGRNPRTGEKIEIPMTKCPTFVAGFNLKKAVRGK, from the coding sequence ATGAACCAAAAACAGTTGGCCGATAAGCTCGCAAAAAAGTTTGACGGTAAAAGATCAAAGATGGAAGAGATGCTTGAATCGGCGGTCGCGTTCATGACAGAGGCCCTTGTGAAAGGCGAAAAAGTCCGGCTTGTCGGGTTCGGCAACTTCACGGTAAAGAACCGCAAAGGAAGGGTCGGCAGGAACCCCCGCACAGGCGAAAAGATCGAGATCCCGATGACCAAGTGCCCTACTTTTGTGGCAGGGTTCAACCTTAAAAAGGCCGTCAGAGGAAAATAA
- a CDS encoding thiamine pyrophosphate-dependent enzyme: MATLKELASREDRLTGGHRMCPGCGAPIIVRQVLMAVKEPVVVTCATGCLEVSTTIFPYSAWKTPFLHSAFENAGASISGIEAAYKSLKRQGKLSDEIRFIAFGGDGGTYDIGFQALSGAMERGHDILYVCYDNQAYMNTSIQRSGATPIGANTTTEPAGKVQQGKRMWRKDLTEIMVAHNIPYAAQSVCGNWMDLTKKVEKAMSIRGPKFLNVLQPCQLGWGYPMDKTVEMGKLAVDTCFWPLYEVENGKYKLNYTPKEKKQLVDFMKPQSRFRHLFKPGNKELLDRIQKELDEKWELLNKKCRCFAV; this comes from the coding sequence ATGGCAACATTAAAGGAGCTTGCATCAAGAGAAGACCGCCTTACCGGAGGACACAGGATGTGTCCCGGCTGCGGGGCCCCGATAATAGTGCGGCAGGTCCTTATGGCGGTAAAAGAGCCGGTAGTGGTAACGTGCGCGACGGGATGTCTTGAGGTCTCGACCACAATATTTCCATATTCAGCCTGGAAGACCCCGTTCTTACACAGCGCGTTTGAGAATGCCGGAGCATCAATATCGGGTATCGAGGCGGCATACAAGTCATTGAAAAGACAGGGCAAACTCAGTGATGAGATAAGGTTTATAGCTTTCGGAGGCGACGGAGGCACGTACGATATAGGTTTTCAAGCGCTTTCAGGGGCTATGGAAAGAGGCCATGATATCCTTTACGTGTGTTATGACAATCAGGCATACATGAACACCTCGATCCAGCGCTCCGGCGCGACCCCGATAGGTGCGAACACGACGACAGAACCTGCCGGGAAGGTACAGCAGGGAAAAAGGATGTGGCGCAAAGACCTGACCGAAATAATGGTCGCACACAATATCCCGTATGCCGCCCAAAGCGTTTGTGGTAACTGGATGGACCTTACGAAAAAGGTGGAAAAAGCGATGTCCATCAGGGGGCCGAAGTTCCTGAACGTACTTCAGCCCTGCCAGCTGGGCTGGGGATATCCGATGGACAAGACCGTCGAGATGGGAAAACTGGCCGTTGACACCTGCTTCTGGCCGTTATATGAGGTGGAGAACGGCAAATATAAACTGAATTACACGCCTAAAGAAAAGAAGCAGCTCGTAGATTTTATGAAACCCCAGTCAAGGTTCAGGCACCTGTTCAAGCCGGGGAACAAGGAACTGCTTGACCGGATACAAAAAGAGCTTGACGAGAAGTGGGAGCTTCTGAATAAAAAATGCCGGTGTTTTGCTGTATAA
- the porA gene encoding pyruvate ferredoxin oxidoreductase, with amino-acid sequence MVQIAAKTGNEAMAEAMRQINPDVVAAYPITPATEIVMIFSQFVADGLVNTEYVAVESEHSAMSATIAASAAGARAMTGTSSQGLALMYEMLPIASALRLPIVMPEVNRALSGPINIHNDHSDTMAARDFGWIQIFSENSQEAYDNLLQAVKIAEHTDVRLPVMVTTDGFIISHCLEKIEMLDDNVVKDYVGKFPAYTNLLDLKNPVTIGALDLQNYYFEHKMQAAEAMRNAGKIILEVGKDFGKKFGREYGYYEKYMLDDADIAVVCMGSVAGSMKEVVNEYRAKGVKIGLLKLRVFRPFPEKEIADALENIKAIAVIDRCDGYAAKGGPLFEEIKCALYERSKRPLVADYICGLGGREVTQSHLNEIVEDLKAISSVGKIKIIEETNKAAQGEPVKQVVSYKGVR; translated from the coding sequence ATGGTTCAAATCGCGGCAAAGACAGGCAACGAGGCGATGGCGGAGGCCATGCGCCAGATAAATCCCGATGTGGTCGCGGCTTATCCGATAACACCGGCGACAGAGATCGTCATGATCTTTTCCCAGTTCGTGGCTGACGGGCTCGTGAACACGGAGTATGTCGCGGTGGAGAGCGAGCATTCCGCGATGAGCGCGACTATAGCGGCATCCGCGGCCGGCGCGAGGGCCATGACGGGGACATCATCCCAGGGACTCGCCCTTATGTACGAGATGCTGCCGATCGCTTCCGCGCTCAGGCTCCCGATAGTGATGCCCGAGGTGAACAGGGCTTTGAGCGGCCCGATCAACATCCACAACGACCACAGCGACACGATGGCGGCAAGGGATTTCGGATGGATACAGATATTCTCCGAGAACAGCCAGGAAGCGTATGACAATCTGCTCCAGGCCGTCAAGATAGCGGAACACACTGATGTGAGACTTCCCGTGATGGTGACGACGGACGGGTTCATAATCAGCCATTGCCTGGAGAAGATCGAGATGCTTGATGATAATGTTGTAAAAGACTATGTCGGGAAATTCCCCGCTTACACAAACCTTCTGGATCTAAAGAACCCCGTCACCATAGGTGCTTTGGACCTTCAGAATTATTATTTTGAGCACAAGATGCAGGCAGCCGAAGCTATGAGGAATGCAGGCAAGATCATCCTTGAGGTCGGGAAAGATTTCGGAAAAAAATTCGGCAGAGAGTACGGATATTATGAAAAATATATGCTCGATGACGCTGATATCGCTGTAGTATGCATGGGGTCCGTAGCAGGCTCGATGAAAGAAGTCGTAAATGAATACAGGGCAAAAGGGGTCAAGATCGGCCTGTTAAAACTGAGAGTATTCAGGCCGTTCCCGGAAAAAGAGATAGCGGACGCTCTTGAAAACATCAAAGCTATAGCAGTGATAGACAGGTGTGACGGCTACGCGGCAAAAGGCGGGCCTCTTTTTGAGGAGATAAAATGCGCGCTTTATGAAAGGTCAAAAAGGCCTCTTGTAGCCGATTATATATGCGGTCTCGGCGGGAGAGAAGTAACACAGTCCCATCTGAATGAGATCGTCGAAGACCTGAAGGCGATCTCATCCGTCGGCAAGATCAAGATAATCGAGGAAACCAACAAAGCCGCGCAGGGCGAGCCGGTCAAACAAGTCGTAAGTTACAAAGGAGTAAGATAA
- a CDS encoding 4Fe-4S binding protein → MAKELGWKELPLGDELKAGTAAEFETGDWRTSRPVKDDKLCINCLFCYIYCPDSAVKVKDGKFDGIDYRYCKGCGICVDVCPVKPVKAVQLVKEEK, encoded by the coding sequence ATGGCGAAAGAACTGGGATGGAAGGAACTCCCGCTGGGCGACGAGTTAAAGGCGGGGACCGCGGCGGAATTTGAGACCGGAGACTGGAGGACGTCCAGGCCGGTAAAAGACGACAAGCTCTGCATCAACTGCCTGTTCTGTTATATTTATTGCCCGGACAGCGCGGTAAAAGTGAAAGACGGCAAATTTGACGGGATAGATTACCGTTACTGCAAAGGCTGCGGGATCTGCGTTGACGTCTGCCCCGTGAAGCCGGTAAAAGCCGTCCAACTGGTCAAGGAGGAAAAGTAA
- a CDS encoding 2-oxoacid:acceptor oxidoreductase family protein, which translates to MKNMTEIRWHGRGGQGAKTAALLLGDAAMSLGKHIQAFPEYGPERMGAPVASFNRISGDPITVHYGITEPGIVLVLDPTLMGKVDVTKGLKDDGILIVNTGDTAVSVRSKINLKGRKIFTVDASKISKETIGRDIPNTPMLGALIKASNILDIDLLIEDLKKKLAKKFASKPEVIEGNLNAVKRAFEEAKGE; encoded by the coding sequence ATGAAAAACATGACCGAGATACGCTGGCACGGAAGGGGAGGCCAGGGAGCTAAGACGGCGGCTCTTCTTCTGGGAGACGCTGCCATGAGCCTTGGAAAGCACATCCAGGCATTTCCCGAATACGGCCCGGAAAGGATGGGAGCCCCGGTCGCTTCTTTCAACAGGATAAGCGGGGACCCGATCACCGTGCATTACGGGATAACCGAGCCAGGCATCGTGCTTGTCCTTGACCCTACCCTTATGGGAAAGGTCGATGTGACAAAAGGGTTGAAAGATGACGGCATACTTATAGTGAACACAGGCGATACGGCCGTATCTGTCCGCTCCAAGATAAATCTTAAAGGAAGAAAGATATTTACGGTGGATGCTTCAAAGATCTCGAAGGAAACAATCGGCAGAGATATACCCAACACGCCGATGCTGGGGGCATTGATCAAGGCTTCAAATATCCTTGACATAGATCTTCTGATCGAAGACCTTAAGAAAAAACTGGCGAAGAAATTCGCCTCAAAACCCGAAGTGATCGAAGGCAACCTGAACGCCGTGAAACGGGCTTTTGAAGAAGCGAAGGGAGAATAA
- the recR gene encoding recombination mediator RecR: MPSHYPEPVNDLIEEFKKLPGIGPKSAQRLVFHILGITDAEVGKLAKALTEVKKNIRYCSVCFNLTVKDPCDICRDNSRDKSLLCVVAEPKDLIAIERTREFKGSFHVLGGLISPLDGVGPDNLRIKELLGRLKNGVKEVLVALNPTTESETTIFYLTKIIKPLGIRLTRIASGLPIGSDMDFADEATLLKAIEGRRELS, encoded by the coding sequence ATGCCTTCTCACTACCCGGAACCCGTCAACGATCTCATAGAGGAATTTAAGAAGCTGCCCGGCATCGGGCCCAAGTCGGCTCAAAGGCTGGTATTCCATATCCTCGGTATAACAGACGCGGAAGTCGGAAAACTCGCGAAAGCCCTGACCGAGGTCAAGAAAAATATTCGCTACTGTTCAGTCTGCTTCAATCTCACGGTAAAAGATCCCTGTGACATATGCAGGGATAACAGCAGGGACAAGTCCCTTCTGTGCGTGGTCGCGGAACCCAAAGACCTGATAGCCATAGAAAGGACAAGGGAATTCAAAGGAAGTTTCCACGTGCTCGGAGGCTTGATCTCGCCGCTTGACGGCGTCGGCCCCGACAATCTGAGGATAAAAGAGCTGCTTGGCAGGCTTAAGAACGGGGTGAAAGAAGTCCTAGTCGCGCTTAACCCGACAACGGAGAGCGAGACCACGATATTTTATCTTACAAAGATCATCAAGCCGCTGGGTATCAGGCTGACAAGGATCGCATCCGGGCTGCCTATAGGTTCCGACATGGACTTCGCGGACGAAGCGACGCTGCTCAAAGCTATAGAAGGAAGGAGAGAACTTTCATGA
- a CDS encoding YbaB/EbfC family nucleoid-associated protein, with product MFDINEMMKQAKQMQDGMKKASEELSAETVTAGSGRGAVIVTMNGNMEIKEIKIDPALAPTGDAQRLSEMIKTAVNEALEKAKKLSSSKMSSMTGGMNIPGLSSMLGI from the coding sequence ATGTTCGATATAAACGAAATGATGAAACAGGCAAAACAGATGCAGGACGGCATGAAAAAAGCTTCGGAGGAACTGTCGGCGGAGACGGTGACCGCAGGCTCAGGCAGGGGCGCGGTGATCGTAACGATGAACGGCAATATGGAAATAAAAGAGATCAAGATCGACCCCGCGCTGGCTCCGACAGGTGACGCGCAGAGATTGTCCGAGATGATAAAAACAGCGGTCAACGAAGCGCTCGAGAAGGCAAAAAAATTATCGTCATCAAAAATGAGCTCGATGACCGGGGGCATGAATATCCCCGGGCTTTCAAGTATGCTGGGCATATAA
- the dnaX gene encoding DNA polymerase III subunit gamma/tau, which yields MNHISLYRKYRSQTFEEIIGQEPIITTLKNAISGKRIGHAYLFTGPRGTGKTSTARIFAKALNCGDAATVKPCGKCDQCRKITSGYALNVIEIDAASNRGIDEIRDLREKIRFKPVEGRYKIYIIDEVHMLTPEAFNALLKTLEEPPPDTVFILATTEPQRVPVTISSRCQRFDFGRISLDEIIKHLKKIAKDEGQKISDDAVRLIARSSEGAMRDAISLIDQLSSFCEGEIKVEDVVEVLGTAEPEFLFGMGEAVLNGNEKDILISVQKAVDQGVSVEQLAKDLVYHFRNLLMVKVGSESVLELSEEQINRLKKSCENHPLSKIKMIIKAISGAETDMKWHRNSRLVLEIALLEAMEGAGRDQIKEAVKIAPEKNVPEGEAAVMSKDEALSSIRGKWKEILEKVKARNVFGYVSLCEAEVSSLDGKGRVVLKFKKGYSFHKARIEEQANKTNVEEAIGEITGKKISVICVMGEEDKKTSERPVAPVSADDIIEMFDGKTV from the coding sequence ATGAACCATATCTCGTTGTACAGAAAATACCGGTCGCAGACATTTGAAGAGATAATCGGCCAGGAGCCGATAATTACAACGCTGAAGAACGCGATAAGCGGCAAAAGGATAGGCCACGCGTATCTTTTTACAGGACCGCGCGGCACCGGTAAGACATCGACCGCGAGGATATTTGCCAAGGCTCTCAATTGCGGGGACGCGGCAACTGTAAAACCGTGCGGGAAATGCGACCAGTGCAGGAAGATCACCTCCGGCTACGCCCTTAACGTGATCGAGATAGATGCGGCATCCAACCGCGGGATAGACGAGATAAGAGACCTCAGAGAAAAGATCAGGTTCAAACCCGTGGAAGGCAGATACAAGATCTATATAATCGATGAGGTGCATATGCTCACGCCGGAGGCGTTCAACGCGCTGTTAAAGACCCTGGAAGAGCCGCCGCCGGACACGGTATTCATCCTGGCGACGACCGAGCCGCAGAGAGTGCCGGTGACGATCTCTTCTCGCTGCCAGAGGTTTGATTTCGGCAGGATATCCCTTGATGAGATAATTAAGCATCTGAAAAAGATCGCGAAAGATGAGGGGCAAAAGATCAGCGATGATGCGGTGCGTCTTATCGCGAGGTCCTCGGAAGGCGCGATGAGGGATGCCATATCGCTGATAGACCAGCTCTCTTCGTTCTGCGAGGGCGAGATCAAAGTCGAAGATGTCGTCGAAGTCCTCGGGACGGCCGAACCCGAGTTCCTTTTCGGAATGGGGGAAGCTGTCCTGAACGGGAACGAGAAGGACATCCTGATTTCCGTGCAGAAAGCCGTCGATCAGGGAGTGAGCGTGGAGCAGCTCGCGAAAGACCTCGTGTACCATTTCAGGAACCTGCTTATGGTAAAGGTGGGGAGCGAAAGTGTCCTTGAACTGTCGGAGGAACAGATAAACCGGCTGAAGAAAAGCTGCGAAAACCATCCTCTTTCAAAAATAAAAATGATAATAAAAGCCATCTCCGGCGCGGAGACGGACATGAAATGGCACAGGAATTCAAGGCTTGTACTTGAAATAGCCTTGCTTGAGGCGATGGAAGGAGCGGGCCGGGATCAGATAAAGGAAGCTGTCAAAATAGCGCCGGAAAAAAATGTTCCGGAAGGCGAAGCGGCGGTAATGTCAAAGGACGAAGCCTTATCAAGCATCAGGGGGAAATGGAAGGAGATCCTGGAAAAAGTAAAGGCCAGGAACGTTTTCGGATACGTCTCGCTGTGCGAGGCGGAAGTCTCGTCGCTTGACGGAAAAGGAAGGGTGGTCCTGAAGTTCAAAAAAGGGTATTCCTTCCACAAGGCGAGGATCGAGGAGCAAGCCAATAAAACAAATGTCGAGGAGGCAATAGGAGAAATAACGGGAAAAAAGATCTCCGTGATATGCGTGATGGGAGAAGAGGATAAAAAAACTTCGGAAAGACCTGTTGCGCCGGTCTCCGCAGATGATATTATAGAGATGTTCGACGGAAAAACAGTTTAG
- the alr gene encoding alanine racemase, whose translation MMEPFRPTCAEIDLKKLHRNIDEMRGILSPSTKFMAIVKANAYGHGAVEVSKAAEKARVDYLGVATLGEALELRSAYIKTPILILSETPAAYLERLLDAGLTQTVYTFHQAQALSDIAGQKKKTAKIHIKLDTGMGRVGMLLNDAVATAVRISSLPNIFIEGIFTHFSKADDPGSPFTAKQFGSFMKTVGLLKKEGIDPPIKHAANSAAALFFPETHLDMVRIGICMYGLFPSSKRLKRPWLQPVLSFKTKVLYLKEVEKGTPLSYGAAYRTTKRTKIATLPVGYADGLSRGLSGKGSVIIRGKKRPIVGNVTMDMTLIDADNDKIEMGDDAVIIGSQGKQTITADEIARLDGTINYEVICGIGKRVPRVYIR comes from the coding sequence ATGATGGAACCGTTCAGACCTACCTGCGCGGAAATAGACCTGAAAAAACTTCATCGCAACATCGATGAGATGCGCGGTATTTTATCGCCTTCGACAAAGTTCATGGCGATCGTAAAAGCCAACGCTTACGGCCACGGCGCGGTGGAAGTGTCAAAAGCGGCGGAAAAAGCCCGCGTTGATTACCTCGGCGTGGCTACACTGGGAGAGGCTCTTGAACTGAGGTCGGCTTATATTAAAACGCCGATATTGATCCTGAGCGAGACGCCCGCCGCGTATCTTGAAAGGCTGCTGGACGCGGGCCTCACGCAGACCGTCTACACTTTTCACCAGGCCCAGGCGCTGTCGGATATCGCCGGGCAGAAGAAGAAAACGGCAAAGATACATATCAAATTGGATACGGGGATGGGAAGGGTAGGGATGCTCCTGAATGACGCGGTCGCGACAGCGGTGAGGATATCAAGCCTCCCTAACATCTTCATCGAAGGAATATTCACTCATTTTTCAAAAGCGGACGACCCGGGCAGCCCGTTCACGGCCAAACAGTTCGGATCTTTCATGAAGACCGTCGGGCTTCTCAAAAAAGAAGGGATCGATCCTCCGATCAAGCACGCGGCGAACAGCGCGGCCGCATTATTCTTTCCCGAGACCCATCTGGACATGGTCAGGATCGGGATATGCATGTACGGATTGTTTCCTTCGTCAAAACGACTCAAACGGCCCTGGCTTCAACCGGTGCTTTCGTTCAAAACAAAAGTGTTATATTTAAAAGAGGTCGAAAAAGGGACGCCCTTGAGCTACGGCGCAGCTTACAGGACCACAAAAAGGACTAAGATAGCGACTCTTCCGGTCGGATACGCGGACGGGCTTTCAAGGGGGCTGTCGGGCAAGGGATCGGTAATAATCAGGGGGAAAAAGCGGCCTATTGTCGGCAATGTTACGATGGACATGACGCTGATCGACGCGGATAATGATAAGATCGAAATGGGCGACGATGCGGTGATCATCGGAAGCCAGGGTAAACAAACCATCACGGCTGATGAGATAGCGCGTCTTGACGGTACAATAAACTACGAAGTGATCTGCGGGATAGGAAAAAGGGTCCCGAGAGTCTATATTAGGTGA